The nucleotide sequence CCCAGGCTAAGTGTTCCGCCCGTTCTTCGGCCTGTTCGGGCGATGGGGCTTGCCGCCCGGGCAGCCAGGCGGCTGGTTCAGCCGGCCGACGCTGAAAACCGAATGGACGATCATTTAGAAAGAGCTCAACACTGTCGCAGTTGCTGTAACACCAGACGTCGATGGTCTGCCCCTCGCTTCCCGGCCAATTCCAATGCGGGAAAAGATGGACCATGGGTTTTTCCGCCCACTGGCTGACAAAGTAATAAAAGGCGTCCTTGGGAAAAAGACACAGATCAAGGACGCCGTCGCCGCGGGAGATCAGAGGCCAGGCGTTGCCCTCACCCCAGCTGTCCTTGCCACTCCAGACGCATCCGCCGGCCATGTAGGCGCGCGCCTTGATGCGGCGCCAATAGCCCTCTACTCGGCTGCACAGCTCATACATGGTCTCCACCTGTCCGCTGTACAGGTCAAAATAAGAATCCTCCTCCGCCCGGCCGAACCGCTCGACGCCATAGACGCCGCGTCGGGCGCGGGCAGCGGCATATTCGCTCAACAAGCCTATCTTCCAGTGCGGAAAATCGAGATGATCCTGATCCGCGCGGCGCCAATCGTAATTATAGCTCACCACATCCAGCGCTCCGCCGTACCCGTTCCGGTTGACCGGCATGGAGGCGGCGGAGGTGGTCAAGCGCGTGGGATCCAGCTCATGAGCCAGAGCGGTGGCCTGCTCGATTATTTTCGTGCCAAAGACCGTGCTCTCCAGCGGCGATTCATTCTCCAGCGACCAGAGAATCACGCTCGGATGATTGCGGTCGCGTAGGATCGTCTCGCGCACCAGCGCCAGTTCCACCTCCGGGCTTTCCAACTTGCGCTCGATCTCATCCCAGACCAACAGGCCGATGCGGTCGCACACCTCCAGACGTTCAGGGGTGGGTGGATTGTGGCTGGAACGGTAAAAATTAAAGCCAGCCTGCTTCATGACCATCATTGCGTCCCATTGCATCCGATCCGGCAGCGCCGTGCCGACACCGGCGAAATCATAATGCGCGTTGAATCCTCTAAGCTTCACCGGCCTGCCGTTGAGGAAAAAACCGTTATCCGCGGTGAACGCGAACGTACGGACACCGAATAAAGTCTCGACCGCATCCACGATCTTGGCTCCGTCATAGACTAAAGTATGAGCGCGGTAGAGATAGGGATCGTCGATGTCCCAGAGATGCGGCTGCGATAGATCGGCCTGTTGCTCGAATGTGTACTCCCCGCCGGCGGGGAGTGTCCGCTGTGATTCGACCTCTGCCTTTACCCGGCCGTCGGCATCTATAAGCCGAGTGACCAGGCGGCATTTTGTTGCAGTTGGATTTTCGTTCTGTATACGCGTTTGCACG is from bacterium and encodes:
- a CDS encoding glycoside hydrolase family 2 protein, with the protein product NYAHLGHHESGYTSFIYDLTDYVRLGDRTPNGLRVRVDGRRHEQDMYEGTGIYRHVWLLITNRLHAAWCGVFINTPRVSRTAATVLVQTRIQNENPTATKCRLVTRLIDADGRVKAEVESQRTLPAGGEYTFEQQADLSQPHLWDIDDPYLYRAHTLVYDGAKIVDAVETLFGVRTFAFTADNGFFLNGRPVKLRGFNAHYDFAGVGTALPDRMQWDAMMVMKQAGFNFYRSSHNPPTPERLEVCDRIGLLVWDEIERKLESPEVELALVRETILRDRNHPSVILWSLENESPLESTVFGTKIIEQATALAHELDPTRLTTSAASMPVNRNGYGGALDVVSYNYDWRRADQDHLDFPHWKIGLLSEYAAARARRGVYGVERFGRAEEDSYFDLYSGQVETMYELCSRVEGYWRRIKARAYMAGGCVWSGKDSWGEGNAWPLISRGDGVLDLCLFPKDAFYYFVSQWAEKPMVHLFPHWNWPGSEGQTIDVWCYSNCDSVELFLNDRPFGFQRRPAEPAAWLPGRQAPSPEQAEERAEHLAWEVPYQPGVLRAVGMRNGAMVCEQRVSTAAEPAAIKLSPLLAGLVDEKQISPLVADGRDVAILKAEIVDRNGVRVPQAGNLVHFTVEGAEKIIGVGNGDMASHEANQAAFRKAYNGLCAVIVQTTKTPGRFSVVATSPGLISDRFNLCSQAPQPASLHLHAPSARLRSSGELVVTVELCDAYGVLAPSADRPVQVTVRGPATVTDQVKTATIQTVQGKATVALTPTGSPGLVTVLAAAEGLIPSCLTVTVTP